The proteins below come from a single Zea mays cultivar B73 chromosome 8, Zm-B73-REFERENCE-NAM-5.0, whole genome shotgun sequence genomic window:
- the LOC100193226 gene encoding Hydroxyproline O-arabinosyltransferase 3-like has protein sequence MDAAVRKAAGAGIARAPALVLALVAAGAFLISYNFFTMLFHGGGGIGAAVTAGTRDPVVAMPAWMRAAADTEARRRPFHVALTATDAPYSRWQCRVMYFWYKRMQARPGGEAMGGFTRVLHSGKPDGLMDEIPTFVVDPLPAGKDHGYVVLNRPWAFVQWLQKAKIEEEYILMAEPDHIFVKPLPNLAHDDDPAAFPFFYITPSEHEKIIRKYYAKERGPVTDIDPIGNSPVIIKKTILEKIAPTWMNVSIQMKEDEETDKVFGWVLEMYAYAVASALHGVHHILRKDFMIQPPFDTKLQNTFIIHFTYGCDYSLKGELTYGKVGEWRFDKRSFPDRPPPRNLTLPPPGVPESVVTLVKMVNEASANLPRWDDGI, from the exons ATGGACGCCGCGGTGCGGAAGGCCGCGGGCGCCGGCATCGCGCGCGCGCCGGCGCTGGTGCTAGCGCTGGTGGCGGCGGGGGCGTTCCTGATCTCCTACAACTTCTTCACCATGCTGTTCCACGGCGGCGGCGGAATAGGCGCGGCGGTGACCGCTGGGACGAGGGACCCTGTGGTGGCCATGCCAGCGTGGATGCGCGCGGCGGCGGACACCGAGGCGCGACGGCGGCCGTTCCATGTGGCGCTCACGGCCACGGACGCGCCCTACAGCCGGTGGCAGTGCCGGGTCATGTACTTCTGGTACAAGCGGATGCAGGCGCGGCCGGGCGGAGAGGCCATGGGCGGGTTCACGCGCGTGCTGCACTCGGGGAAGCCCGACGGGCTCATGGACGAGATCCCCACCTTCGTCGTCGACCCGCTGCCCGCTGGCAAGGACCAC GGATATGTGGTCCTAAATAGGCCGTGGGCATTTGTGCAGTGGCTTCAGAAAGCAAAGATTGAAGAAGA GTATATACTAATGGCAGAACCAGACCATATATTTGTGAAACCTCTACCAAATTTGGCCCATGACGATGACCCAGCAGCATTTCCCTTCTTTTACATTACACCATCAGAACATGAAAAAATTATCAGGAAATACTATGCTAAAGAAAGAGGTCCTGTCACAGATATCGATCCGATTGGGAATTCTCCTGTGATCATTAAGAAG ACAATTCTTGAGAAGATTGCCCCCACATGGATGAATGTGTCAATTCAAATGAAAGAGGATGAAGAGACAGATAAAGTTTTTGGATGGGTGTTGGAAAT GTATGCATACGCTGTTGCTAGCGCATTGCATGGAGTTCATCATATCCTTCGTAAAGATTTCATGATCCAG CCACCTTTTGATACAAAGCTCCAGAATACATTTATAATCCACTTCACTTATGGATGTGACTACTCACTAAAG GGTGAACTGACCTATGGTAAAGTTGGTGAATGGCGATTTGACAAAAGATCATTCCCAGATAGGCCACCACCAAGAAATCTTACATTGCCCCCTCCTGGAGTACCAGAAAGTGTG GTTACTCTAGTGAAAATGGTCAATGAAGCTAGTGCAAACCTTCCTCGGTGGGATGATGGAATATAA